The DNA region CTCGTCGATCCACTCCTACCGAGGTCCGGGCATGGAAGAAGGGCTGAAGATCCTGCAGGCGGTGAAGGAGACCTTTGGCGTGCCGGTGATCACCGATGTGCATGAGCCGTGGCAATGTGAGCCGGTGGCGGAAGTGGCCGACGTGATCCAGTTGCCGGCCTTCCTGGCCCGCCAGACCGATCTGGTGGTTGCCATGGCCAAGACCGGCCGGGTGATCAACATCAAGAAGCCGCAGTTCCTCAGCCCGTCGCAAATCGGCAATATCGTGGAGAAATTCATCGAGGCCGGTAATCCCCGGTTGATTCTGTGTGACCGTGGTACCTGCTTTGGCTACGACAATCTGGTGGTCGACATGCTGGGCTTCAGCGTGATGAAGCAGGTCAGCCAGAATCTGCCGGTGATTTTCGACGTCACCCATGCCCTGCAAAAGCGCGAATCGGGCGCCGCCGCCTCCGGTGGTCGTCGCGAACAGGTGGCCGAGCTGGCGCGTGCCGGTATGGCCGTGGGGCTGGCCGGTCTGTTCCTTGAGGCGCATCCGGATCCGGACCAGGCCAAGTGCGATGGCCCGAGTGCCTTGCCGCTCGATCAGCTCGAACCCTTCCTGGCGCAGATCAAGGCCATCGACGATCTGGTCAAGTCCTTCGCCCCGCTGAAGATCTGATTCGGCAGACGGTGCACTCCGCAATAAGCGGAATG from Paludibacterium sp. B53371 includes:
- the kdsA gene encoding 3-deoxy-8-phosphooctulonate synthase, translating into MALFSSKGIIVSKVSITPQITVSNQGPFVLFGGVNVLESRDLALKSAEAYVRVTQKLGIPYVFKGSFDKANRSSIHSYRGPGMEEGLKILQAVKETFGVPVITDVHEPWQCEPVAEVADVIQLPAFLARQTDLVVAMAKTGRVINIKKPQFLSPSQIGNIVEKFIEAGNPRLILCDRGTCFGYDNLVVDMLGFSVMKQVSQNLPVIFDVTHALQKRESGAAASGGRREQVAELARAGMAVGLAGLFLEAHPDPDQAKCDGPSALPLDQLEPFLAQIKAIDDLVKSFAPLKI